One genomic segment of Kiritimatiella glycovorans includes these proteins:
- a CDS encoding glycosyl hydrolase, giving the protein MKKRVFLTALAGTCAVVLTARAGGRVTEADGIDPAGFADPPVTARAMVYWDWINGNVNRAAITRDLEHMKAVGLGGGLLFDIPNLHQHDPGYVRPGPVAFMSEEWLDLVHFAAEESQRLGLDFGIVLCCAWNTGGPWIGPEDNNQLNASAEMRVSGPRKGPLKLPDASVDPRYKDIAVVAWPTPDRMDRLMHRHSPEILINGEPGDASISGRMMDGNRHNAASVPAPEPERPVTVEFVFDRPVTADGLYIQENPRFGVRTGRIEARVDGAYSPAARFSTDGYSPVKVSFEPVTARRFRLVVTDAQPIAAARGELRLYEVQLLKPGSWSPDVPAPRNFALKRGYFNARGMHRGGDPLPARHLAATPAAGRIPALEPRRTTHLTARLNGDDTLDWRVPEGEWTILRFGMTPAYAHTYNAGGRAGNEGALEADKMSAAAIRKHYEAMGEAILQHLSPRGREALDFFHVDSWEQEGNLWTGAFLDEFRKRRGYDLTPYLPVLEGRIVKDALTTDRVLWDYRRTIGDLHIHNHFAELAALCHEHGIRLSAQSGHFFQANMDTIGSVARADYPSGEFWNRGRESAEPDLRNTVRDAASAANVYNRDFTLIESYTCNQWHRNWISPLDMKKQGDYAFSEGVRRMFIHGLWMDPEVGNRPIGFSWGPTGIDVGPDITWMPDGRPFFDYLARCQYLLQAGVVDNDVLYFYGDGFPNITPRRDELPLALPTGRDYDAADGRAIRERARVEDGMIIMPHGATYRVLLLPPRDTMLPETLEAVYRLVRRGAIVVGPKPLRSPSLSDQPRADAVIQELTDRLWGPDPEPSGSKRTGRGRVHWGVELAAVFEEHGIPPQVKIRGAGEAEIAHVHRRMGDGREVYFLANRSGRGVELEAAFRNTGGTPCRWDPGTGARFRLQSVGEDAVRVDLPPWGSTFVVFDPHAGELPREPSTSVEDRMVLSGPWRITFQENRGAPAEYVFDELKSWTEANRPGIRYFSGYGTYHKEFELEDPVDGKTYTLDLGDVGDVAHVKLNGHDLGTRWKPPFRVDLTDAVRNGKNRLEIAVVNTWMNRLVGDAQFPPDKAIVNTFVRGEIPESEYGLEKFPSGLLGPVAVEVRRAQKNAPLEYGMADPNASLTRMPDSVRPLLDTFMRDPQVCAGPDGWYYMTGTTEAPGMDPWHINDGIRLWKSRDLKHWTPMGLVWDLDEARGWQRFYYVYDKDGSTPGRLVAPEDLTAEMRSTLRVRRAVWAPEIHYLKSQGTFFLTACINHNIHLPREQWAGHKHWGATFVLRSTSGRADGPYVDPHPSAPLTGGIDSSLFEDDDGTVYLACQGSSIARFREDMSGLAEGPWDPRETPFPREAYAEGAFLFKARDRYRLVKTYWSFAEGDRFTYAQHPAPKKYSYDPLLATADSIRGPYGPRHNTITGGGHGNFFCDHQGRWWACVFFNPANKLAGNERYACRPALVRMQWVDDRLVVDREANDAFYASREGFRISE; this is encoded by the coding sequence ATGAAGAAGCGTGTTTTTCTGACCGCGCTGGCGGGAACTTGTGCCGTAGTGCTCACGGCCCGGGCGGGCGGCCGGGTCACGGAAGCGGACGGGATCGATCCGGCGGGTTTTGCCGATCCGCCGGTGACGGCGCGGGCGATGGTCTACTGGGACTGGATCAACGGCAACGTCAACCGCGCGGCGATCACGCGCGATCTCGAGCACATGAAGGCCGTCGGGCTGGGCGGAGGGCTGCTCTTTGACATCCCCAACCTGCACCAGCATGATCCCGGGTACGTTCGTCCCGGCCCGGTCGCGTTCATGAGTGAAGAGTGGCTCGACCTCGTCCACTTCGCCGCTGAAGAATCGCAGCGGCTCGGCCTCGACTTCGGGATCGTCCTGTGCTGCGCCTGGAACACCGGCGGGCCGTGGATCGGGCCTGAGGACAACAACCAGCTTAACGCCTCTGCGGAGATGCGCGTGTCCGGCCCGCGCAAAGGACCGCTGAAGCTGCCCGACGCCTCCGTCGATCCCCGTTATAAAGATATCGCCGTGGTCGCCTGGCCGACCCCGGATCGCATGGACCGGCTCATGCACCGTCATTCCCCGGAGATCCTGATCAACGGCGAACCCGGCGACGCTTCCATTTCCGGGAGGATGATGGACGGCAATCGTCATAACGCGGCTTCCGTTCCCGCCCCGGAACCGGAACGCCCCGTCACGGTGGAGTTCGTCTTTGACCGCCCGGTGACCGCGGACGGTCTCTATATTCAGGAGAACCCGCGTTTCGGTGTGCGCACAGGGCGGATTGAGGCACGCGTGGACGGTGCCTATAGTCCGGCGGCCAGGTTTTCAACCGACGGTTATTCGCCGGTAAAGGTTTCGTTCGAGCCCGTGACCGCGCGGCGGTTCCGGCTCGTCGTGACCGACGCGCAGCCGATTGCCGCCGCCCGCGGTGAGCTTCGCCTGTACGAGGTCCAGCTTCTGAAGCCGGGGAGCTGGTCTCCGGACGTGCCGGCGCCCCGCAATTTCGCGTTGAAGCGCGGTTATTTCAATGCCCGCGGCATGCACCGGGGAGGGGACCCGCTGCCCGCGCGGCACCTCGCGGCCACGCCCGCGGCCGGGCGTATTCCCGCGCTGGAGCCCCGGCGCACCACCCATCTGACCGCGCGGCTGAACGGCGACGATACGCTGGACTGGCGGGTGCCGGAGGGGGAATGGACGATTCTCCGTTTCGGCATGACGCCCGCGTATGCGCACACGTACAACGCCGGCGGCCGGGCGGGCAATGAAGGCGCGCTGGAAGCCGACAAGATGAGCGCGGCGGCGATTCGAAAACACTATGAGGCGATGGGCGAGGCGATCCTGCAGCACCTGAGTCCGCGCGGCCGCGAGGCGCTCGACTTCTTTCACGTCGACAGCTGGGAGCAGGAGGGCAACCTCTGGACCGGGGCCTTTCTCGACGAGTTCAGAAAGCGGCGCGGCTATGATTTGACGCCATATCTGCCCGTGCTTGAGGGCCGGATCGTCAAAGATGCCCTGACCACTGATCGCGTCCTTTGGGACTACCGCCGCACCATCGGTGATCTGCACATTCACAACCATTTCGCCGAACTCGCTGCCCTGTGTCACGAACACGGGATCAGACTTTCCGCTCAGTCCGGGCACTTTTTCCAGGCGAACATGGACACCATCGGGTCGGTTGCCCGGGCTGACTATCCCAGCGGCGAATTCTGGAACCGGGGACGCGAAAGTGCGGAGCCGGATCTCCGCAACACGGTCAGGGACGCGGCATCGGCCGCGAATGTCTATAACCGCGACTTCACGCTGATCGAATCCTATACCTGTAATCAGTGGCATCGGAACTGGATTTCGCCGCTCGACATGAAGAAGCAGGGTGACTACGCGTTCAGCGAGGGCGTGCGCCGGATGTTCATCCACGGCCTGTGGATGGATCCGGAGGTCGGCAACCGCCCGATCGGTTTTTCGTGGGGGCCTACCGGGATCGACGTCGGTCCGGACATTACCTGGATGCCGGACGGACGTCCGTTCTTTGACTACCTGGCCCGCTGCCAGTACCTGCTTCAGGCGGGCGTGGTCGACAACGACGTGCTCTACTTCTATGGCGACGGCTTTCCGAACATCACGCCCAGGCGCGACGAGCTTCCGCTGGCCCTGCCGACGGGCCGGGACTACGATGCCGCAGACGGGCGCGCGATTCGCGAACGCGCCCGCGTCGAAGACGGCATGATCATCATGCCGCATGGAGCGACGTATCGCGTACTCCTCCTGCCGCCGCGCGACACAATGCTCCCCGAAACGCTTGAAGCCGTGTACCGGCTGGTCCGCAGGGGCGCGATCGTCGTCGGCCCGAAACCGCTCCGCTCCCCCAGTCTCTCCGATCAGCCCCGGGCTGATGCCGTTATCCAGGAACTCACCGACCGGTTATGGGGGCCTGATCCCGAGCCCTCGGGGTCGAAGCGAACCGGCCGGGGGAGGGTTCACTGGGGCGTCGAGCTGGCGGCGGTCTTTGAAGAGCATGGCATCCCGCCCCAGGTGAAGATCCGGGGTGCCGGAGAGGCGGAAATCGCCCATGTCCATCGTCGCATGGGGGACGGGCGCGAGGTTTACTTCCTCGCCAACCGCAGCGGTCGCGGAGTCGAACTGGAGGCGGCCTTCCGCAATACCGGCGGGACGCCCTGCCGATGGGACCCCGGCACGGGTGCGCGTTTCCGGCTGCAATCCGTCGGCGAAGACGCGGTCCGTGTCGATTTGCCGCCCTGGGGCTCGACCTTTGTAGTCTTTGATCCGCATGCAGGCGAACTCCCGCGGGAACCTTCAACGTCGGTCGAGGACAGGATGGTGCTGAGCGGTCCGTGGCGGATCACGTTTCAGGAAAACCGCGGCGCACCGGCGGAGTACGTCTTCGATGAACTCAAGTCATGGACGGAGGCGAACAGGCCCGGGATCCGGTATTTCTCCGGTTACGGGACGTATCACAAGGAGTTCGAACTTGAAGACCCGGTGGACGGAAAGACCTATACGCTCGATCTGGGCGACGTCGGGGACGTAGCGCATGTGAAGCTCAACGGACACGATCTCGGTACGCGGTGGAAGCCGCCTTTTCGCGTGGACCTTACCGATGCCGTCCGGAACGGGAAAAACAGGCTGGAAATCGCCGTGGTGAACACCTGGATGAACCGGCTGGTCGGCGATGCGCAGTTCCCTCCCGACAAAGCCATCGTAAACACCTTCGTGCGCGGAGAGATTCCCGAGTCGGAATACGGCCTCGAGAAGTTCCCGTCCGGGTTGCTAGGACCGGTCGCCGTGGAGGTGCGGCGCGCGCAGAAGAACGCACCCCTCGAATACGGCATGGCCGATCCGAACGCATCTCTGACGCGGATGCCCGATTCGGTGCGCCCGCTCCTGGATACCTTCATGCGCGACCCGCAGGTCTGCGCCGGCCCCGACGGATGGTATTACATGACGGGTACGACCGAGGCCCCGGGAATGGATCCCTGGCATATCAACGACGGCATCCGGCTCTGGAAATCGCGCGATCTTAAACACTGGACGCCGATGGGGTTGGTCTGGGATCTGGACGAAGCCAGGGGGTGGCAGCGATTCTACTACGTCTACGATAAGGACGGCTCCACGCCGGGCCGACTCGTCGCGCCGGAAGATCTCACCGCAGAAATGCGCTCGACCCTCCGGGTCCGCCGCGCGGTCTGGGCGCCGGAGATCCATTACCTGAAAAGTCAGGGAACCTTTTTCCTCACCGCCTGCATCAATCACAACATCCACCTTCCCCGTGAACAGTGGGCCGGACACAAACACTGGGGTGCGACTTTCGTCCTGCGCAGCACGAGCGGGCGGGCGGACGGCCCCTACGTGGACCCGCATCCCTCCGCGCCGCTTACTGGCGGGATCGATTCCAGTCTGTTTGAAGACGACGACGGAACCGTGTACCTGGCCTGCCAGGGAAGCTCGATCGCGCGGTTCCGGGAGGATATGAGCGGATTGGCCGAAGGCCCGTGGGATCCGCGCGAGACGCCTTTCCCGCGCGAGGCCTACGCCGAAGGCGCGTTTCTGTTCAAGGCCCGCGACCGGTACCGCCTCGTAAAGACCTACTGGAGTTTCGCCGAAGGGGATCGCTTTACCTACGCCCAGCATCCGGCCCCGAAAAAATACAGTTACGATCCCCTGCTCGCCACCGCGGACTCGATTCGCGGTCCCTACGGTCCGCGTCACAACACCATTACGGGCGGGGGTCACGGTAATTTCTTCTGCGATCATCAGGGCCGGTGGTGGGCTTGCGTCTTTTTCAACCCCGCCAACAAACTCGCCGGGAATGAACGCTATGCCTGCCGTCCGGCGCTGGTGCGGATGCAATGGGTTGACGACCGGCTCGTTGTCGATCGCGAGGCCAACGACGCATTTTATGCCTCGAGAGAAGGTTTCCGGATTTCGGAATAA
- a CDS encoding DUF6444 domain-containing protein gives MTRQEAEAIYDAGKETVVRVLLMMDARIRALEERVQSLENQLAKNSRNSSKPPSSDGFKKPAPKSLRKKGKRKSGGQPGHTGHTLAMADKPEHTEVHRVKECEHCGRSLADQSVEGIEKRQVHDLPPLRLIVTEHQAETKTCACGHLNKAAFPEGVNAPVQYGEGIKAAAVYLKNYKLTIYDTNH, from the coding sequence ATGACACGCCAAGAGGCCGAAGCGATCTACGACGCCGGCAAGGAAACCGTCGTGCGGGTACTGTTGATGATGGATGCGCGCATCCGTGCTCTGGAAGAACGCGTTCAGTCTCTTGAGAACCAACTCGCCAAAAACTCGCGCAACAGCAGCAAACCGCCCTCCAGCGACGGCTTCAAGAAACCTGCGCCCAAAAGCCTGCGCAAGAAGGGCAAGCGCAAGTCCGGCGGCCAGCCCGGCCATACCGGCCATACGCTCGCGATGGCCGACAAGCCCGAGCACACCGAAGTGCACCGTGTGAAGGAATGCGAACACTGCGGCCGCTCTCTAGCCGATCAATCCGTCGAGGGCATCGAAAAGCGTCAAGTCCATGACCTGCCACCCCTGCGGCTGATCGTCACCGAGCACCAGGCTGAAACCAAAACCTGCGCCTGCGGCCATCTGAACAAAGCCGCGTTCCCCGAAGGGGTCAACGCTCCGGTGCAATACGGCGAGGGGATCAAGGCTGCGGCCGTGTACCTGAAGAACTATAAATTGACAATATACGATACCAATCATTAA
- a CDS encoding Druantia anti-phage system protein DruA, with translation MAQAMVIQGRKITDGEIALIRDLMAEHRDWGRTRLSGELCRCWNWRNAQGRIKDMAARSLLLKLERRGCIELPARQRPSSNHFRNRCVPAVEPAAEPIRSDLSALRPLSADLVAPRSDNSQLFKGLLGRYHYLGHRNTVGENLRYLIRDRHGRLVACALFGSAAWKCADRDRFLGWDRACRERNLQALTNNTRFLILPWVEVPHLASHVLGLIARRIRDDWQGKYAHPVHALETFVDRSRFKGTCYRAANWMRLGATQGRTRNDRDRRIQAPVKDVYLYPLIPEFRRELCAPACSRTEGRAGR, from the coding sequence ATGGCACAGGCTATGGTCATTCAGGGGCGGAAGATCACGGACGGCGAGATCGCCTTGATCCGGGATTTGATGGCAGAGCATCGGGACTGGGGGCGTACCCGCCTCAGCGGGGAACTGTGCCGCTGCTGGAACTGGCGCAACGCGCAGGGCCGTATCAAGGACATGGCGGCGCGCTCCCTGCTGTTGAAGCTGGAGCGGCGCGGATGCATCGAGTTGCCGGCGCGTCAACGCCCGTCTTCCAATCATTTCCGCAACCGGTGCGTGCCTGCCGTAGAACCTGCCGCCGAACCGATTCGCTCTGACCTGAGCGCATTGCGGCCCCTGTCGGCAGACCTTGTCGCCCCACGTTCGGATAACTCGCAGTTGTTCAAAGGGCTGCTGGGCCGATACCACTACTTGGGCCATCGCAACACGGTGGGCGAGAACCTGCGCTATCTGATCCGCGACCGGCACGGTCGGCTCGTGGCCTGTGCGCTGTTCGGTTCGGCGGCATGGAAATGCGCGGATCGGGATCGTTTCCTCGGCTGGGATCGGGCCTGCCGTGAACGCAATCTCCAGGCATTGACCAACAATACGCGTTTCCTGATCCTGCCCTGGGTCGAAGTCCCGCATCTGGCCAGCCACGTCCTCGGCCTCATTGCCCGGCGCATCCGGGATGACTGGCAGGGCAAGTACGCTCATCCCGTGCATGCCTTGGAAACGTTCGTGGACCGTTCCCGATTCAAAGGCACCTGCTACCGGGCCGCGAACTGGATGCGCCTGGGCGCAACGCAGGGGCGGACCCGCAACGATCGAGACCGCCGCATCCAGGCGCCGGTCAAGGACGTGTATCTGTATCCGCTCATCCCGGAGTTCCGGCGGGAGTTGTGCGCACCCGCCTGCTCCCGAACCGAAGGGAGGGCGGGCAGGTGA
- a CDS encoding arylsulfatase encodes MGSMSFSRRDFLRTGAAFAAAPLAARAKEPRRPNILFIIADDMGYSDLGCYGGEVDTPHLDRLANRGVRFTQFYNYGKCEPTRTALMTGHRNTPEIGCYGERAESFLPALLREQGYRTLMAGKWHVSRNPTDRGFERFFGIEEGACNYYTGSGRIKLGKTKFPVPAEGFYTTDAFTDYAIRFLDEAQHETPEQPFFMYLAYNAPHDPLQVPEEDIGKYRGVYRAGWEYFKQRRFERIKQMGLIPEDAAMTAWPENLPHWDELTDGQKDMEDCRMATYAAMIDRMDRQIGRVLRWLEKNRKLENTLIVFISDNGANPFDRGSRRMVEAGILPGGPDSHWSLGTAWAHVSNTPFRMYKRNMHEGGICGPMILHWPEAGYEAGSLARMPVHVLDFLPTFHALAGGTARPPGIEGQDISAALRAGKQSRPDYRTMAYMVDHRYVRRGDWKLVSVDGEPWELHHLGRDRTETVNVVDEHPEIARAFDRAFNEWYESFRKEPFEKGKGTSAPLRMGDRGTGAQYVPVEMP; translated from the coding sequence ATGGGCAGCATGTCGTTTTCGCGGAGGGATTTTCTCAGGACGGGGGCGGCTTTCGCGGCGGCCCCTCTGGCCGCACGAGCGAAGGAACCCCGCCGGCCGAACATCCTTTTTATCATCGCCGACGATATGGGGTACTCGGACCTCGGCTGCTACGGCGGCGAGGTGGACACGCCCCATCTGGACCGTCTCGCGAACCGCGGCGTGCGTTTTACACAGTTCTATAATTACGGCAAGTGCGAACCGACGCGTACGGCGCTGATGACCGGGCATCGCAACACGCCGGAGATCGGGTGCTACGGCGAGCGCGCCGAATCGTTCCTTCCCGCCCTCCTGCGCGAACAGGGCTACCGCACGCTGATGGCCGGGAAGTGGCACGTGTCGCGCAATCCGACGGACCGCGGCTTCGAGCGGTTCTTCGGAATCGAAGAGGGCGCCTGCAACTACTATACGGGATCGGGGCGCATCAAGCTGGGCAAAACGAAATTCCCCGTTCCCGCGGAGGGATTCTATACGACGGACGCTTTTACCGACTACGCGATCCGGTTTCTCGATGAGGCACAGCACGAGACTCCGGAACAGCCTTTTTTCATGTATCTCGCCTACAATGCGCCGCACGACCCGCTGCAGGTTCCGGAGGAGGACATCGGAAAATACCGCGGGGTATACCGCGCGGGGTGGGAATACTTCAAGCAGCGGCGCTTTGAGCGAATCAAGCAGATGGGGCTGATTCCCGAAGACGCGGCCATGACCGCATGGCCGGAAAACCTCCCGCATTGGGACGAACTGACCGATGGGCAGAAGGACATGGAGGACTGCCGCATGGCGACCTACGCCGCCATGATCGACCGGATGGACCGCCAGATCGGGCGCGTCCTGCGGTGGCTCGAAAAAAATCGCAAACTGGAGAACACGCTGATCGTGTTTATAAGCGACAACGGCGCGAATCCCTTTGACCGCGGCTCGCGCAGGATGGTCGAAGCGGGAATTCTCCCGGGAGGCCCGGATTCACACTGGTCGCTCGGGACGGCGTGGGCTCACGTCTCCAATACCCCGTTCCGGATGTACAAACGCAACATGCACGAAGGCGGGATCTGCGGACCGATGATTCTTCACTGGCCGGAGGCGGGCTACGAGGCGGGTTCGCTCGCGCGCATGCCGGTCCATGTGCTCGACTTTCTGCCGACCTTTCACGCGCTCGCGGGCGGCACGGCCCGCCCGCCCGGCATCGAGGGCCAGGACATCTCCGCCGCCCTGCGCGCCGGAAAACAGTCGCGCCCGGACTACCGGACCATGGCGTATATGGTCGATCACCGCTACGTGCGGCGCGGCGATTGGAAGCTGGTCTCGGTCGACGGTGAGCCCTGGGAACTGCACCACCTGGGACGCGATCGCACCGAGACGGTGAACGTGGTCGACGAGCACCCCGAGATCGCCCGTGCGTTCGACCGGGCCTTTAACGAGTGGTACGAATCGTTCCGCAAGGAGCCTTTCGAGAAAGGCAAAGGAACGTCGGCACCGTTACGGATGGGCGACCGCGGCACCGGCGCACAGTACGTGCCGGTTGAAATGCCCTGA
- a CDS encoding thioredoxin family protein — MVETASTMMELGEEAPGFNLPDVRTGEQVSLESFRDCEALLVMFICRHCPFVKHVEGGLARIAKEYRPEGLGAVAISANDPGTHPDDRPESLKEQAEEQGFDFPYLFDETQETAKAYRAACTPDLYLFDAGRKLVYRGQLDDSRPGSGRPVTGSDLREAVDAVLEGREVPSNQRPSTGCNIKWKPGNEPPYFG; from the coding sequence ATGGTGGAAACCGCATCGACCATGATGGAGCTGGGCGAAGAGGCCCCCGGATTCAACCTTCCGGACGTGCGTACCGGCGAACAGGTTTCGCTGGAATCGTTCCGTGACTGCGAGGCGCTGCTGGTGATGTTCATCTGCCGGCACTGTCCCTTCGTCAAGCACGTCGAAGGCGGACTGGCCCGTATCGCGAAGGAGTACCGGCCGGAAGGACTCGGGGCGGTGGCGATCAGCGCCAACGATCCGGGCACGCACCCGGATGACCGCCCGGAAAGTCTCAAGGAACAGGCGGAAGAGCAGGGGTTCGATTTCCCCTATCTCTTCGACGAGACCCAGGAAACGGCGAAGGCGTACCGCGCCGCCTGCACGCCGGATCTCTACCTCTTCGACGCCGGACGGAAGCTGGTGTATCGCGGTCAGCTCGACGACAGCCGCCCCGGCAGCGGCAGGCCGGTGACCGGCAGCGACCTGCGCGAGGCGGTCGATGCCGTGCTCGAAGGACGTGAAGTACCCTCGAATCAGCGTCCTTCCACCGGCTGCAACATCAAGTGGAAGCCGGGCAACGAGCCGCCGTACTTCGGGTAG
- a CDS encoding LysM peptidoglycan-binding domain-containing protein: protein MKHIRVMIQGSLIAAAVISLAGCQTWEASPAPAPRANSEVHSARFREDLRLMDERVRRLEGQIESLEMEMNRLRQDMQTTAGTASASTRRRIASLESRIDQLEAARERDREAIVKNVSREMETILEKQPQNGGGGTDGYGYEHEVQSGETLSAIAKAYGVTVKKIVEANNLRNPDRLQVGQKLFIPE from the coding sequence GTGAAGCACATACGGGTGATGATTCAGGGAAGTCTCATAGCCGCCGCGGTCATTTCGCTGGCCGGGTGCCAGACCTGGGAGGCGTCGCCGGCTCCGGCGCCGCGAGCGAACTCGGAAGTGCATTCGGCGCGTTTCCGTGAGGACCTGCGCCTCATGGATGAGCGGGTCCGGCGTCTCGAAGGACAGATCGAGTCGCTCGAGATGGAGATGAACCGTCTCCGGCAGGATATGCAGACCACCGCGGGCACGGCTTCGGCTTCCACCCGACGGCGGATCGCTTCGCTGGAGTCCAGGATCGATCAGCTGGAGGCGGCTCGTGAGCGCGACCGGGAGGCGATCGTGAAGAACGTGAGCCGCGAGATGGAAACCATCCTCGAGAAGCAGCCGCAGAACGGGGGCGGCGGGACGGACGGCTACGGGTACGAGCACGAGGTGCAGAGCGGCGAGACGCTCTCGGCCATCGCGAAGGCATACGGCGTCACGGTCAAAAAAATCGTCGAGGCGAACAACCTCAGGAATCCCGACCGGCTGCAGGTCGGACAGAAGCTTTTTATCCCCGAGTGA
- the sppA gene encoding signal peptide peptidase SppA: MSGRRGKSTLGLWITVAMLAFFLLMSGAVNLGLLAGMSAGGGESLTAKYPVDQEPRLRERWSYGYGETKVARIPLMGPIMRGGQGGLFEAAGMVESVLAQIRTAQNDGDVEAIILEVDSPGGAVTASDELYMALRRFRESTPERKVVIFVRDMAASGAYYVAMAGDRLIAEPTSIVGSVGVLFQSLNVRGLSEKIGVEDVTITSGRHKDLLNPFREVQEEDVEILQKLVDDAYRRFAGIVMEARGFENLDLLDGRVFPARTAKENGLIDEIGYWEHAVNAAAGLLGAEELYVVRYEMPRGLAALFGRMESRLGIDRLARISSPRLYYLWNP; the protein is encoded by the coding sequence ATGAGTGGACGGCGAGGAAAGAGTACTCTGGGACTTTGGATCACGGTGGCGATGCTGGCCTTTTTTCTGCTGATGAGCGGCGCCGTGAACCTGGGGCTGCTGGCGGGGATGAGCGCGGGCGGAGGCGAATCGCTGACGGCGAAGTATCCCGTCGACCAGGAGCCTCGATTGCGCGAACGGTGGTCCTACGGCTACGGCGAGACCAAGGTCGCGCGTATTCCCCTCATGGGGCCGATCATGCGCGGGGGACAGGGGGGGCTGTTCGAAGCCGCGGGCATGGTCGAATCGGTGCTGGCGCAGATCAGGACGGCGCAGAACGACGGGGATGTGGAGGCGATCATCCTCGAGGTGGACTCACCGGGAGGCGCGGTTACCGCGAGCGACGAGCTGTACATGGCCCTGCGACGTTTCCGCGAAAGCACGCCGGAGAGAAAGGTCGTGATTTTCGTCCGCGACATGGCGGCTTCGGGCGCCTACTACGTGGCCATGGCCGGCGACCGTCTGATCGCCGAACCCACCTCGATCGTCGGCTCGGTCGGGGTCCTGTTCCAGAGTCTGAATGTGCGCGGCCTGTCCGAGAAGATCGGGGTGGAGGACGTGACGATCACCTCCGGCCGGCACAAGGATCTTTTGAACCCGTTCCGCGAGGTGCAGGAAGAGGACGTGGAGATCCTTCAAAAGCTGGTCGACGACGCCTACCGCCGCTTTGCGGGGATCGTCATGGAAGCGCGCGGATTCGAGAATCTCGACCTTCTCGACGGCCGCGTCTTTCCCGCGCGCACGGCGAAAGAGAACGGGCTGATCGACGAGATCGGCTACTGGGAGCACGCCGTGAACGCGGCCGCCGGACTGCTGGGCGCGGAGGAACTCTACGTGGTGCGTTACGAGATGCCGCGGGGGCTGGCGGCCCTGTTCGGCCGGATGGAGTCGCGGCTGGGCATCGACCGCCTGGCCCGGATCAGCTCCCCGCGGCTCTATTATCTCTGGAACCCTTAA